The Pelobates fuscus isolate aPelFus1 chromosome 2, aPelFus1.pri, whole genome shotgun sequence genome has a segment encoding these proteins:
- the LOC134586715 gene encoding transmembrane 4 L6 family member 4-like: MCSGKCAKCLGIALIPLAILCILANILLFFPGGKVASENGHISDEVWYFGGIVGSGVVMIFPALVFLGMKNNDCCGCCGNESCGKRFANFSSIIFAAVGFVGAGYSFIISAVAINKGPKCGVNVTDTSILLGWNITYQYPFENGNYLGDHTLWDECTEPKDIIPWNLTLFCLLMIMGGVQAVLCAIQAINGLMGTIFGDCKCCGCCGGGDGPI, translated from the exons ATGTGTTCTGGGAAATGTGCAAAATGCCTGGGCATTGCCCTAATTCCACTAGCCATTCTGTGTATACTGGCCAATATCTTACTCTTTTTCCCTGGTGGCAAAGTTGCATCAGAAAATGGACATATCTCCGATGAAGTTTGGTactttggagggattgtgggttcTGGGGTTGTG ATGATCTTCCCAGCACTAGTATTTCTTGGAATGAAAAATAACGACTGTTGTGGATGTTGTGGCAACGAGAGTTGTGGGAAGAGGTTTGCG aATTTTTCTTCTATTATATTTGCTGCGGTTGGATTTGTAGGGGCTGGTTACAGCTTTATAATTTCAGCAGTTGCAATAAATAAAGGACCAAAGTGTGGGGTAAATGTGACTGATACCAGTATACTTCTGGGCTGGAATATAACATACCAGTATCCTTTTGAAAATGG AAACTATCTAGGGGACCACACACTATGGGATGAATGTACGGAACCCAAAGATATAATTCCATGGAACCTGACTCTCTTCTGCTTGCTCATGATAATGGGTGGGGTTCAAGCAGTTCTCTGTGCTATTCAAGCCATTAATGGACTAATGGGGACAATCTTTGGAGACTGCAAGTGCTGTGGATGTTGCGGAGGG GGTGATGGACCCATTTAA